From the Lathyrus oleraceus cultivar Zhongwan6 chromosome 4, CAAS_Psat_ZW6_1.0, whole genome shotgun sequence genome, one window contains:
- the LOC127073802 gene encoding NAP1-related protein 2 isoform X1, translating to MVGDRSKKLKLSENPEDVDGELILSIEKLQEIQDSLEKINDEASDKVLEIEQKYNEIRKPVYDKRNEIIKSIPDFWLNAFLSHPTLSELLNEEDQKIFKYLSSLEVEDNKDVKSGYTITLNFNSNPYFEDSKLSKTFTFLEEGTTNITATPIRWKEGKGIPNGVDHEKNGNKRAPVDVSFLSWFCDCEQKDDDLLDIHDEVAELIKDDLWSNPLIYFNNEELDEEHGDDEADDEVIEVPFFLEKIEEKDEEEDSEEDDDEGDDEEGN from the exons ATGGTAGGAGACAGGTCAAAGAAGTTGAAACTTTCCGAGAATCCTGAAGATGTTGACGGCGAACTCATCCTCTCCATCGAGAAGTTGCAAGAGATCCAAGACAGCCTCGAGAAG ATCAATGATGAAGCAAGTGATAAGGTCCTTGAAATTGAGCAGAAGTACAATGAGATAAGGAAACCGGTTTATGATAAGCGGAATGAGATCATCAAATCTATTCCTGACTTCTGGTTGAATGCT tttttgagtCATCCTACCCTTAGCGAACTTCTTAACGAGGAAGATCAAAAG ATATTCAAGTATTTGAGTTCTCTTGAGGTTGAAGATAATAAAGATGTAAAATCTGGATACACAATCACCCTT AATTTCAATTCAAATCCCTATTTTGAAGATTCAAAACTTTCAAAGACTTTTACCTTCCTTGAAGAAGGAACAACAAATATCACTGCTACCCCCATAAGATGGAAAGAGGGCAAG GGAATACCCAATGGTGTCGATCATGAGAAGAATGGGAACAAACGTGCTCCTGTTGATGTCAG TTTCCTTAGTTGGTTTTGTGACTGTGAGCAGAAAGATGATGATCTGCTTGACATTCATGATGAG GTTGCAGAATTAATCAAGGATGATTTATGGTCAAATCCACTTATTTATTTCAACAAC GAGGAGCTTGATGAAGAGCATGGCGATGATGAAGCTGATGATGAGGTAATTGAAGTTCCATTTTTCTTGGAAAAAATAGAG GAGAAAGATGAGGAGGAGGACTCTGAAGAAGATGACGATGAGGGTGACGACGAGGAAGGCAATTAG
- the LOC127073799 gene encoding putative pentatricopeptide repeat-containing protein At1g74580, producing MIRALLPKHVAAVVKVQKDPLKALEMFNSAKHEQGFNHTLFTYKCMLQKLGFHGKFNEMENLLSEMRANLNNTFLEGAYVEAMRLYGRKGKVQEAVDTFERMDLYNCDPSVHSYNAIMNILVEFGYFNQAHKVYMRMIDKRVESDVYTYTIRIKSFCRTRRPHAALRLLRNMPLLGCFSNAVAYCTVVAGFYEFDDKVKARELFDEMLECSLCPDVTTFNKLVHILCKKGLVLESEKLLNKVLKRGLSPNLFTFNIFIQGLCKEGSLDRAVRLLGCVSGEGLRPDVVTYNTVICGLCRNSRVVEAEEYLHKMVNGGFEPNCFTYNSIIDGYCKKGMVVDANRILKDAVFKGFKPDEFTYCSLINGFCQDGDPDQAVAVFKDGIGKGLMPSVIVYNTLIKGLCQQGLILPALQLMNEMAENGCHPDIWTYNVIINGLCKMGCLSDANHFIDDAIAKGCIPDIFTYNTLVDGYCKQMKLDSAIELVNRMCSQGMTPDVITYNTLLNGLCKAAKPEEIMEIFKAIPDKGCAPNIITYNIIIESLCKSKKVNEAVDLLGEMKSKGLTPDVVSFGTLITGFCNIGDLDGAYRLFRGMEKQSDVCHTTATYNIMLCAFSEQLNMKMTVRLFSEMKKNSCDPDNYTYRVIIDGFCKTGNVTRGYSFLLENIEKGFIPSLTTFGRVLNCLCMEHKVQEAVGIIHLMVQKDIVPDTVNTIFEADKKVVAAPKIVVENLLKKGHITYHAYELLYDGIRDKTILKKRNPTWNSLRRGARSSAVD from the coding sequence ATGATTCGTGCGTTGCTTCCCAAACATGTTGCCGCTGTAGTAAAAGTACAAAAAGACCCTCTAAAAGCATTGGAAATGTTCAACTCAGCCAAACATGAACAGGGTTTCAACCACACTCTGTTCACCTACAAATGCATGCTTCAAAAGCTTGGCTTCCATGGTAAATTCAACGAGATGGAGAATCTTCTCTCTGAGATGAGAGCGAATTTAAACAACACGTTCTTGGAAGGAGCTTACGTTGAAGCCATGAGACTCTATGGAAGAAAAGGGAAAGTTCAAGAAGCTGTTGACACATTCGAACGCATGGATTTATACAACTGTGATCCTTCTGTTCATTCCTATAATGCCATCATGAACATTCTTGTTGAGTTTGGTTACTTCAACCAGGCTCATAAGGTTTATATGAGGATGATTGATAAAAGGGTTGAATCAGATGTGTACACATACACCATAAGGATCAAGTCGTTTTGTAGGACACGTAGACCTCATGCTGCTCTTAGGTTGCTTCGGAATATGCCTTTGTTAGGTTGTTTTTCAAATGCTGTTGCGTATTGTACTGTTGTGGCAGGGTTTTATGAATTTGATGATAAAGTGAAAGCACGTGAGCTGTTTGACGAAATGCTTGAGTGTTCTCTGTGTCCTGATGTTACTACTTTTAATAAGCTTGTTCATATTTTATGTAAGAAGGGTCTTGTTTTGGAAAGTGAGAAGCTTCTTAATAAGGTTTTGAAGAGAGGGCTTTCTCCGAATTTGTTTACTTTTAATATCTTTATACAAGGGCTTTGTAAGGAAGGTTCTCTTGATAGGGCTGTTAGGTTGTTGGGTTGTGTGTCGGGGGAAGGTTTGAGGCCTGATGTTGTTACTTATAATACAGTTATATGTGGGTTGTGTAGGAATTCGCGGGTTGTTGAAGCTGAGGAATATTTGCATAAAATGGTTAATGGTGGATTTGAGCCGAATTGTTTCACGTATAATAGTATTATTGATGGATACTGCAAGAAGGGGATGGTGGTGGATGCAAATAGGATTCTGAAAGATGCAGTTTTTAAGGGTTTTAAGCCTGATGAGTTTACCTATTGTTCATTAATTAATGGTTTTTGCCAGGATGGTGACCCTGATCAGGCCGTGGCCGTCTTTAAGGATGGGATAGGTAAAGGTTTAATGCCAAGTGTTATTGTTTACAATACTTTGATTAAAGGGTTATGTCAGCAAGGACTAATTTTGCCGGCTTTGCAATTGATGAATGAGATGGCAGAAAATGGTTGTCACCCTGATATATGGACTTATAATGTAATCATAAATGGCTTGTGCAAGATGGGTTGTTTATCTGATGCTAATCATTTTATAGACGATGCTATAGCCAAAGGGTGCATCCCAGACATATTTACCTACAATACTTTGGTTGATGGCTATTGCAAACAGATGAAGTTAGACAGTGCAATTGAGTTGGTAAACAGAATGTGCAGTCAAGGTATGACTCCTGATGTTATCACATATAACACTTTGTTGAATGGGCTCTGCAAGGCTGCGAAGCCCGAAGAAATAATGGAGATTTTCAAGGCAATTCCGGACAAGGGATGTGCTCCAAATATAATTACGTATAACATTATCATTGAAAGCCTTTGCAAATCTAAGAAAGTAAATGAAGCTGTAGATTTGCTTGGGGAAATGAAAAGCAAGGGCTTGACACCTGATGTAGTTAGTTTTGGCACATTGATCACCGGGTTCTGCAACATTGGGGATCTTGATGGTGCTTATCGGTTATTTAGAGGGATGGAAAAACAATCTGATGTTTGTCATACAACTGCAACCTATAATATCATGCTTTGTGCATTTTCAGAACAACTCAATATGAAAATGACCGTAAGACTCTTCTCTGAGATGAAAAAAAATAGCTGTGACCCAGACAACTATACTTACAGGGTCATAATTGATGGCTTTTGCAAAACGGGAAATGTTACCCGTGGATACAGTTTTCTGTTGGAGAATATTGAAAAGGGATTTATTCCATCACTGACAACATTTGGACGGGTTTTAAATTGTCTTTGCATGGAGCACAAGGTTCAAGAAGCAGTTGGTATCATCCACCTTATGGTACAAAAGGACATTGTCCCAGATACTGTGAATACAATTTTTGAAGCTGATAAAAAGGTGGTAGCAGCCCCTAAGATTGTTGTAGAAAATTTGTTGAAAAAGGGACATATAACTTATCATGCCTATGAACTACTATATGATGGTATTAGAGATAAAACGATACTTAAGAAAAGAAATCCAACCTGGAATTCTCTTCGCCGTGGGGCCAGGTCATCAGCTGTTGATTAG
- the LOC127073801 gene encoding uncharacterized protein LOC127073801 translates to MESAGQWLEKALVELCSKIETGLGLGLDEEIIKGLVSYCDLAQPRDAKEYLDNIIGQEVGKPVIEEYLRRRGHSEFSTKSDVPTTTLHAYVKPPAVETSASGSKKSMRTPKAVTVRSDHAEPSKNVVGGSKDNGIPATGSESKTSQKGNQVSSKKKKAGKTISLAEAAKGSIVFQQGRPCSCQARRHMLISNCLSCGKIVCEQEGEGPCNFCGALVLKEGSSYAGLEESLPPLSDAEAAAEAYAKRLVDYDRNAAARTTVIDDQSDYYELDGNTWLSKEEKELLKKKQEEVEEAERAKRNKVVVTFDLVGRKVLLNQDEVSESKSDNRILRAPDEREVNRIKPNPTLKIQPVFVDLGFTKKSAIDRQVNKGKQSNKGLNKGLCLEITGRVQHDSNDLKYLQQSQFATDSNEKNWRVPSGNGGLHVEDDGECLLEL, encoded by the exons atGGAATCGGCGGGACAGTGGCTGGAGAAAGCGTTGGTGGAGTTGTGTTCTAAGATCGAAACTGGTTTGGGTTTAGGTTTAGATGAAGAGATTATAAAAGGGCTTGTTTCTTACTGTGATCTTGCTCAGCCACGAGATGCTAAAGAGTACCTTGAC AATATTATTGGTCAAGAAGTAGGGAAACCTGTGATTGAAGAATACCTAAGACGGAGAGGTCACTCAGAATTTAGCACTAAATCAGATGTTCCAACTACTACATTACATGCCTATGTCAAACCACCTGCAGTTGAAACATCTGCTAGTGGGTCTAAGAAATCGATGAGAACACCGAAAGCAGTAACTGTCCGCAGTGACCATGCAGAACCCAGCAAAAATGTTGTTGGCGGTAGTAAGGACAATGGGATTCCGGCTACAGGTAGTGAATCAAAAACATCACAAAAAGGAAACCAAGTGAGTTCCAAAAAGAAGAAAGCTGGGAAAACTATTTCACTTGCTGAGGCAGCCAAGGGATCGATTGTGTTCCAGCAAGGAAGACCATGCTCTTGTCAAGCGCGTCGTCACATGCTGATCAGCAATTGCTTATCATGTGGTAAAATCGTTTGTGAGCAAGAAGGAGAAGGGCCTTGCAATTTTTGTGGTGCACTTGTGTTGAAAGAGGGCAGCTCATATGCTGGTCTGGAAGAAAGTTTGCCTCCCTTATCAGATGCCGAGGCTGCTGCTGAAGCTTACGCAAAGAGGCTTGTCGATTATGACCGAAATGCCGCAGCTCGTACAACAGTTATTGATGACCAAAGTGACTACTATGAGCTTGATGGAAATACTTGGTTATCAAAGGAG GAGAAAGAACTATTGAAGAAGAAACAAGAAGAGGTGGAAGAAGCTGAACGAGCAAAACGGAATAAAGTTGTTGTGACTTTTGACCTAGTTGGCCGAAAG GTTCTTCTGAATCAAGATGAAGTTTCAGAATCAAAGTCCGACAATAGAATATTACGTGCACCAGATGAAAGAGAAGTGAACCGCATTAAACCAAACCCAACTCTTAAGATTCAGCCAGTTTTTGTGGATCTGGGCTTCACTAAGAAGTCTGCTATTGATAGGCAAGTGAACAAAGGTAAGCAATCAAACAAAGGTTTAAACAAGGGACTGTGTTTAGAGATTACTGGGAGGGTTCAGCATGATAGCAATGACTTGAAGTACCTTCAGCAAAGCCAATTCGCAACagattcaaatgaaaaaaatTGGCGAGTACCGTCAGGAAATGGAGGGCTACATGTTGAAGATGACGGTGAATGTTTACTGGAACTATGA
- the LOC127073802 gene encoding NAP1-related protein 2 isoform X2 gives MVGDRSKKLKLSENPEDVDGELILSIEKLQEIQDSLEKINDEASDKVLEIEQKYNEIRKPVYDKRNEIIKSIPDFWLNAFLSHPTLSELLNEEDQKIFKYLSSLEVEDNKDVKSGYTITLNFNSNPYFEDSKLSKTFTFLEEGTTNITATPIRWKEGKGIPNGVDHEKNGNKRAPVDVSFLSWFCDCEQKDDDLLDIHDEVAELIKDDLWSNPLIYFNNEELDEEHGDDEADDEEKDEEEDSEEDDDEGDDEEGN, from the exons ATGGTAGGAGACAGGTCAAAGAAGTTGAAACTTTCCGAGAATCCTGAAGATGTTGACGGCGAACTCATCCTCTCCATCGAGAAGTTGCAAGAGATCCAAGACAGCCTCGAGAAG ATCAATGATGAAGCAAGTGATAAGGTCCTTGAAATTGAGCAGAAGTACAATGAGATAAGGAAACCGGTTTATGATAAGCGGAATGAGATCATCAAATCTATTCCTGACTTCTGGTTGAATGCT tttttgagtCATCCTACCCTTAGCGAACTTCTTAACGAGGAAGATCAAAAG ATATTCAAGTATTTGAGTTCTCTTGAGGTTGAAGATAATAAAGATGTAAAATCTGGATACACAATCACCCTT AATTTCAATTCAAATCCCTATTTTGAAGATTCAAAACTTTCAAAGACTTTTACCTTCCTTGAAGAAGGAACAACAAATATCACTGCTACCCCCATAAGATGGAAAGAGGGCAAG GGAATACCCAATGGTGTCGATCATGAGAAGAATGGGAACAAACGTGCTCCTGTTGATGTCAG TTTCCTTAGTTGGTTTTGTGACTGTGAGCAGAAAGATGATGATCTGCTTGACATTCATGATGAG GTTGCAGAATTAATCAAGGATGATTTATGGTCAAATCCACTTATTTATTTCAACAAC GAGGAGCTTGATGAAGAGCATGGCGATGATGAAGCTGATGATGAG GAGAAAGATGAGGAGGAGGACTCTGAAGAAGATGACGATGAGGGTGACGACGAGGAAGGCAATTAG